A portion of the Flavobacterium magnum genome contains these proteins:
- a CDS encoding pyruvate dehydrogenase complex E1 component subunit beta — protein sequence MKTIQFREAIAEAMSEEMRRDESVYLMGEEVAEYNGAYKASKGMLDEFGPKRVIDTPIAELGFAGIAVGSAMNGCRPIVEYMTFNFSLVGIDQIINNAAKMRQMSAGQFPMPMVFRGPTASAGQLGATHSQAFENWFANTPGLKVVVPSTPYDAKGLLKSAIRDNDPVIFMESEQMYGDKGEVPEGEYTIPLGVAEVKREGKDVTIVSFGKIIKEAFAAAETLEKDGISCEIIDLRTVRPMDHETILKSVRKTNRLVVLEEAWPFASVASEITYIVQERAFDYLDAPIQRITTADAPAPYSPTLLKEWLPNADDVVKAVKKVMYKK from the coding sequence ATGAAAACGATACAATTCAGAGAGGCCATTGCCGAAGCGATGAGCGAAGAAATGCGCCGTGACGAGTCGGTTTACCTGATGGGCGAAGAAGTTGCGGAATACAACGGAGCGTACAAGGCGTCAAAAGGCATGCTCGACGAATTCGGGCCCAAACGCGTCATTGACACGCCGATCGCCGAGCTTGGTTTTGCCGGGATTGCGGTAGGATCTGCGATGAACGGCTGCCGTCCGATTGTAGAGTATATGACTTTCAACTTTTCACTGGTCGGTATCGACCAGATCATCAACAATGCCGCAAAAATGCGCCAGATGTCAGCAGGACAATTCCCCATGCCTATGGTATTCCGCGGGCCTACAGCTTCTGCAGGACAGTTGGGTGCCACGCATTCGCAGGCTTTTGAAAACTGGTTCGCCAATACCCCGGGATTGAAAGTCGTAGTCCCATCGACACCATATGATGCAAAAGGACTTCTAAAATCGGCCATCCGTGACAACGATCCGGTGATTTTCATGGAATCGGAACAAATGTATGGCGATAAGGGCGAAGTGCCGGAAGGCGAATACACCATTCCGTTGGGCGTGGCAGAGGTGAAGCGCGAAGGAAAAGACGTCACCATTGTGTCGTTCGGGAAAATCATCAAGGAAGCATTTGCTGCTGCCGAAACCCTAGAGAAAGACGGCATTTCGTGCGAAATCATCGATTTGCGCACTGTGCGTCCGATGGATCATGAAACCATCTTAAAATCGGTCAGGAAAACCAACCGACTGGTGGTCCTCGAAGAAGCGTGGCCTTTTGCAAGTGTCGCTTCTGAAATCACTTACATCGTGCAGGAAAGGGCGTTTGATTACCTTGATGCGCCCATCCAGAGGATCACTACCGCCGATGCGCCGGCACCGTACTCCCCGACGCTGCTCAAAGAGTGGCTTCCGAATGCCGATGATGTAGTGAAAGCGGTGAAAAAGGTGATGTACAAGAAGTAA
- a CDS encoding electron transfer flavoprotein subunit beta/FixA family protein produces MKILVCISHVPDTTSKINFTNGDAEFDTNGVQFVINPNDEFGLTRAIWFQEQQGANVTVVNVGGADTEPTLRKALAIGANEAIRVNANPTDGFYVATQLAEVIKNGGYDLVIAGKESLDYNGGMVPGMIAGLLGYNFLNSCIGITVDGNTVKASREIDGGKETVSTSLPLIIGGQKGLVEEKDLRIPNMRGIMTARTKALTILEPVAAPSETKAVKFEKPAPKSAVKMYTVDQLDELVNALHNEAKVI; encoded by the coding sequence ATGAAAATATTAGTTTGCATCAGCCATGTGCCTGATACTACTTCGAAAATCAATTTCACGAACGGAGATGCTGAATTTGACACGAACGGGGTGCAGTTTGTCATCAATCCCAATGATGAGTTCGGGTTGACGCGTGCCATCTGGTTCCAGGAACAGCAGGGTGCGAATGTGACCGTAGTGAATGTGGGCGGTGCTGATACTGAGCCGACTTTAAGGAAAGCGCTGGCCATCGGTGCGAATGAAGCAATCCGGGTGAACGCCAATCCAACCGATGGTTTTTATGTAGCGACACAGTTGGCCGAAGTAATCAAAAACGGCGGATATGACTTAGTGATCGCAGGAAAAGAGTCTTTGGATTACAATGGCGGGATGGTTCCGGGAATGATTGCCGGACTGCTGGGCTACAATTTCCTGAATTCCTGCATCGGGATTACCGTTGACGGCAACACCGTGAAAGCGTCACGCGAGATTGACGGTGGAAAAGAAACCGTTTCGACTTCCTTACCTTTAATTATAGGAGGGCAAAAAGGTCTCGTGGAAGAGAAAGACCTGCGCATCCCGAACATGCGTGGCATCATGACCGCACGCACCAAAGCGTTGACCATCCTCGAGCCCGTGGCGGCCCCTAGCGAGACAAAAGCAGTGAAGTTTGAAAAACCGGCGCCGAAATCTGCGGTGAAAATGTATACCGTCGATCAATTGGATGAGCTGGTAAACGCCCTGCACAACGAGGCAAAAGTTATTTAA
- a CDS encoding electron transfer flavoprotein subunit alpha/FixB family protein: MSILIYAESSEGKFKKVAFELASYAKKVAGDLGTTVTAVTVNAGDVSELSKYGVDKVLKVNNAALSAFNAKAYADVVKQAADKENVKLVLLSSTTDSLYMAPLVAVALKAGYASNVVGLPVSTSPFQVKRNAFSNKAFNITEISTDVKVLGLAKNSYGIYENASSLAEEDFNPTLNDADFSIKVESAEKSSGKVTIADAEIVVSGGRGLKGPENWGMLEDMASVLGAATACSKPVSDLGWRPHSEHVGQTGKPVATNLYIAVGISGAIQHIAGINSSKVKLVINSDADAPFFKVADYGVVGDAFEIVPKLTEKLKAFKAQHS; encoded by the coding sequence ATGTCAATATTAATATACGCGGAATCCAGCGAGGGTAAATTCAAGAAAGTAGCTTTTGAGCTGGCGTCATACGCGAAAAAAGTAGCCGGGGATTTGGGTACCACCGTCACGGCAGTCACCGTAAACGCAGGAGATGTATCGGAATTATCGAAATACGGCGTCGACAAAGTCCTCAAAGTAAATAACGCTGCATTGTCCGCGTTCAATGCAAAGGCTTACGCCGACGTCGTGAAGCAGGCAGCAGACAAAGAAAATGTAAAACTCGTGCTGTTGTCATCAACCACTGACAGTTTATATATGGCGCCCCTGGTGGCGGTAGCCTTAAAAGCGGGTTATGCGTCGAATGTGGTTGGCTTGCCGGTATCCACTTCGCCATTCCAGGTGAAAAGGAACGCTTTCTCGAACAAGGCTTTCAACATCACAGAAATCTCGACAGACGTCAAGGTGCTGGGACTTGCGAAAAACTCCTATGGCATATACGAAAATGCGTCGTCTTTGGCAGAAGAGGATTTCAATCCGACATTAAATGATGCCGATTTCAGCATCAAGGTCGAATCAGCCGAGAAGTCATCAGGAAAAGTAACCATCGCCGATGCCGAAATCGTGGTTTCAGGAGGGCGTGGACTTAAAGGACCTGAAAACTGGGGTATGCTGGAGGACATGGCATCCGTCCTGGGCGCTGCAACAGCTTGCTCAAAACCGGTGTCGGATTTGGGCTGGAGGCCACACAGTGAGCACGTGGGTCAGACCGGAAAGCCGGTTGCGACGAACCTCTATATTGCAGTGGGGATTTCGGGCGCGATCCAGCATATAGCGGGGATCAATTCTTCCAAAGTGAAGCTCGTCATCAACAGCGATGCCGATGCACCGTTTTTTAAGGTAGCCGATTACGGTGTGGTGGGTGACGCGTTCGAAATAGTACCAAAGCTTACTGAAAAGCTGAAGGCGTTCAAGGCACAGCATTCGTAA
- a CDS encoding bifunctional nuclease family protein, which yields MSLVKLTIKGISYSQTQNGAYALILNEVDGDRKLPIVIGAFEAQSIAIALEKEIKPPRPLTHDLFRNFADRFDIVVKQVIIHKLVDGVFYSSIICERDKIEEIIDARTSDAIALALRFNAPIFTYKNILDKAGIYLKVNPLENEKTSHDMDDVLTTPETFGLGETQQSGQYTKHSLSELHDMLDGAVRDEDYEKAAKIRDEISKRES from the coding sequence ATGAGCTTAGTAAAATTAACCATAAAGGGCATTTCATACAGCCAGACACAAAACGGCGCGTATGCGTTGATCCTGAATGAGGTGGACGGCGACAGGAAATTGCCGATTGTAATTGGTGCATTTGAGGCACAATCTATTGCCATCGCGCTTGAAAAGGAGATTAAGCCGCCGCGTCCGCTGACCCATGACCTGTTCCGCAATTTTGCCGATCGTTTTGACATCGTGGTCAAACAGGTTATTATCCACAAGCTCGTCGACGGCGTTTTTTATTCAAGCATCATCTGCGAAAGGGATAAGATTGAGGAGATTATCGATGCACGTACTTCGGATGCGATCGCATTGGCATTGCGTTTCAATGCGCCGATATTTACCTATAAGAACATCCTTGACAAGGCTGGGATTTACCTTAAGGTGAATCCGCTTGAGAATGAAAAGACGTCCCATGACATGGACGATGTACTCACGACCCCGGAAACTTTTGGGCTTGGCGAAACCCAGCAATCAGGGCAGTATACCAAGCACAGCCTTTCTGAACTGCATGACATGCTTGACGGTGCAGTGCGCGATGAGGACTATGAGAAGGCGGCCAAAATACGCGACGAAATCTCGAAGCGGGAGAGTTAA
- a CDS encoding thymidylate synthase produces MKQYLDLVKHVMDNGTQKGDRTGTGTKSVFGYQMRFDLEEGFPMVTTKKLHLKSIIYELLWFLKGETNIAYLNENGVKIWDEWADEDGNLGPVYGHQWRNWNSEEIDQISELIDTLKTNPNSRRMLISAWNPSVLPDTSKSFAENVANGKVALPPCHAFFQFYVADGKLSCQLYQRSADIFLGVPFNIASYALLTMMIAQVCDLKPGDFIHTFGDAHIYNNHIEQLELQLSREPRPLPTMKLNPEVKNIFDFTFEDFTLENYDPHPHIKGAVAV; encoded by the coding sequence ATGAAGCAGTATTTGGATTTGGTGAAGCACGTCATGGATAACGGCACGCAAAAAGGCGACCGTACCGGAACCGGGACAAAAAGCGTTTTCGGGTATCAGATGCGCTTTGACCTTGAAGAGGGTTTTCCGATGGTAACGACGAAGAAACTCCATTTGAAGTCAATCATATACGAGCTGCTGTGGTTTTTGAAAGGCGAAACCAACATTGCTTACCTCAATGAAAATGGCGTGAAGATCTGGGATGAATGGGCTGACGAAGACGGTAACCTCGGACCGGTTTACGGACACCAATGGCGCAATTGGAACAGTGAAGAAATCGATCAGATTTCTGAGTTGATCGACACGCTCAAAACCAACCCAAACAGCCGCCGTATGTTGATTTCGGCCTGGAATCCTTCGGTGCTGCCGGATACTTCAAAGTCTTTTGCCGAAAATGTAGCCAATGGAAAAGTGGCTCTACCGCCCTGTCATGCATTTTTTCAGTTTTATGTAGCTGATGGAAAGCTTTCGTGTCAATTATATCAGAGGAGTGCGGATATCTTTTTAGGTGTTCCTTTTAATATCGCTTCCTACGCTCTTTTAACGATGATGATTGCGCAGGTTTGCGATTTGAAACCGGGTGATTTCATCCACACTTTTGGTGATGCACATATTTATAACAATCATATCGAACAGCTCGAATTGCAGTTAAGCCGCGAACCAAGACCCTTGCCAACAATGAAACTGAATCCGGAAGTGAAAAACATCTTCGATTTTACTTTTGAGGATTTTACATTGGAAAATTACGATCCGCATCCACACATTAAAGGTGCGGTGGCAGTATAA
- a CDS encoding isoamylase early set domain-containing protein yields MGIKKQVIKTKPVVKVTFSVEAKEANTAAVIGDFNNWNPAEGGLSKMKNGTFKGTFDLGKDASYEFRYLVDGTFINETEADSFQWNDFANAENSVLAL; encoded by the coding sequence ATGGGAATCAAGAAACAAGTTATAAAAACAAAACCGGTTGTAAAAGTTACTTTTTCAGTCGAAGCTAAGGAAGCAAATACCGCTGCAGTAATCGGTGATTTCAACAATTGGAATCCTGCTGAAGGTGGGTTAAGCAAGATGAAAAACGGTACGTTCAAAGGTACTTTCGATTTAGGGAAAGACGCGTCTTACGAATTCCGTTACCTTGTTGATGGCACGTTCATCAACGAGACTGAAGCCGATTCTTTTCAGTGGAATGACTTCGCCAATGCTGAAAACAGCGTGTTGGCTTTGTAA
- a CDS encoding 2TM domain-containing protein, whose translation MMDKETHEQYEYARNRLRQKKYLFYHFVLFLIGSLFMFVANELLKYGEPEAWDIWASTVWFFIIILHFIKVYVIDRFMNKQWEREQIDRLMAKQQNRLRQLEAKIDSEKN comes from the coding sequence ATGATGGACAAGGAAACACACGAACAGTACGAATATGCGCGCAACCGCTTACGCCAGAAAAAGTACCTTTTCTATCATTTTGTGTTGTTCCTGATTGGCAGCCTGTTTATGTTTGTTGCCAATGAATTGCTGAAATACGGCGAGCCTGAAGCGTGGGACATTTGGGCATCAACGGTCTGGTTTTTCATCATCATCCTGCATTTCATCAAGGTCTATGTTATCGACCGCTTCATGAACAAGCAGTGGGAGCGGGAACAGATCGACCGCCTGATGGCAAAACAGCAAAACCGCCTGCGCCAGCTTGAAGCCAAAATCGATTCCGAAAAAAATTAA
- a CDS encoding dihydrofolate reductase encodes MVIMIAAAAENDALGKDNDLLWHLPDDFKRFKQHTSGHHIIMGRKTFESFPKPLPDRVHIVITKQKEYRPEGCIVVGSMEEALSRVPANEDAYIIGGGQIYELGMAFADKLDITRVHARFEADAFFPQINPHLWKMTANEFHPKDDRHSYDFSFQAFVRK; translated from the coding sequence ATGGTTATAATGATTGCCGCTGCCGCAGAAAACGATGCGCTCGGAAAAGACAACGACTTATTGTGGCACCTGCCCGACGATTTCAAAAGGTTCAAACAACACACTTCAGGGCACCACATCATCATGGGACGCAAAACTTTTGAAAGCTTCCCGAAACCGCTGCCTGACCGCGTCCATATTGTCATTACGAAGCAGAAGGAGTATCGTCCGGAGGGCTGTATCGTTGTGGGCAGTATGGAAGAGGCACTGTCCAGGGTTCCGGCCAACGAAGACGCATATATTATTGGAGGCGGACAGATTTATGAATTGGGCATGGCCTTTGCCGACAAACTCGATATTACACGTGTACACGCACGTTTTGAAGCCGATGCGTTTTTTCCGCAGATCAATCCGCATTTATGGAAAATGACCGCCAATGAGTTCCATCCGAAAGATGACAGACATTCCTACGATTTCAGTTTTCAGGCTTTCGTCAGAAAATAA
- the ubiE gene encoding bifunctional demethylmenaquinone methyltransferase/2-methoxy-6-polyprenyl-1,4-benzoquinol methylase UbiE has product MPEHITPYKDSQLGKKAQVTQMFDTISGSYDGLNRVISFGIDIKWRKKVLNMVAATRPDTILDIATGTGDLAILMAATTARQIIGLDISAGMLEVGKMKIADRKLSDKIQMVIGDSEKMDFADNTFDAITVAFGVRNFENLEKGLAEILRVLKPGGLFVILETSQPQKSPYKQFYRFYSKNILPLIGRMFSKDNAAYKYLSDSASVFPYGEALNNILRKTGFIEVQSLPQTFGVATIYSASKK; this is encoded by the coding sequence GTGCCGGAACATATCACACCGTATAAAGATTCGCAATTGGGCAAAAAAGCCCAGGTCACACAAATGTTTGATACCATATCAGGCAGTTATGACGGACTGAATCGGGTCATCTCATTTGGAATTGACATCAAATGGCGCAAAAAAGTGCTCAATATGGTTGCCGCAACCCGTCCGGATACCATCCTCGACATTGCTACCGGCACCGGCGACCTTGCAATCTTAATGGCTGCAACGACTGCCAGGCAGATTATCGGGCTTGACATTTCAGCAGGCATGCTCGAGGTCGGGAAGATGAAGATTGCCGACAGGAAACTTTCCGATAAGATCCAGATGGTGATTGGCGATTCGGAGAAAATGGATTTTGCAGACAATACGTTCGATGCCATTACCGTCGCTTTTGGCGTCCGTAATTTCGAAAACCTTGAGAAAGGCCTGGCCGAAATCCTTCGTGTGCTCAAGCCGGGCGGCCTCTTCGTGATTCTTGAGACCTCGCAGCCCCAAAAGTCGCCATACAAGCAATTTTACCGTTTTTACTCTAAAAACATATTGCCGCTGATCGGCAGGATGTTCTCAAAAGACAATGCCGCGTACAAATATTTATCCGATTCCGCTTCGGTTTTTCCTTATGGCGAGGCGCTGAACAATATTTTACGGAAAACGGGGTTTATAGAAGTCCAGTCGCTTCCGCAGACATTCGGCGTGGCTACGATTTATTCAGCATCGAAAAAATAA
- a CDS encoding porin family protein: MKKVFFSIMVFVGTVAQAQFGSLFAKNPIINLENFDKQRVHWGYFLGFNSYDFKFDYKTTPDVDVLVESSIGFNVGLVGNLRFNDYFDLRFEPGLYFNQRNLTFPGFTNTFDGLREVKSTYIHFPLLLKISSVRTGNIKPYVVGGVGSALNLSSNATAKDDNANNRFRMIKWTNFYEVGVGIDIYFEYFKFSPSIRGVFSLNDELVRDNDPNSPWTSNIEKMTTRAVFVNFTFH; the protein is encoded by the coding sequence ATGAAAAAGGTTTTTTTCTCCATAATGGTATTTGTCGGCACGGTGGCCCAGGCGCAGTTTGGGAGCCTTTTCGCAAAGAACCCAATCATCAACCTGGAGAATTTTGACAAGCAACGCGTGCATTGGGGATATTTTCTCGGATTCAATTCCTACGATTTCAAATTTGATTATAAGACCACACCGGACGTGGATGTCCTGGTCGAATCTTCTATCGGTTTTAATGTGGGACTGGTCGGAAACCTTCGTTTCAATGACTATTTCGACCTTCGTTTTGAACCCGGACTGTATTTCAACCAACGAAACCTGACCTTCCCGGGTTTTACGAACACCTTCGACGGGTTGCGCGAAGTCAAATCGACGTACATCCACTTTCCGCTTTTACTGAAGATATCTTCAGTACGGACCGGGAATATCAAACCCTATGTCGTTGGGGGCGTCGGCAGCGCGCTGAACCTTTCAAGCAATGCCACCGCCAAGGATGACAACGCCAACAACCGTTTCAGGATGATCAAATGGACAAACTTTTATGAAGTGGGCGTGGGGATTGATATTTACTTCGAATACTTTAAGTTCTCGCCATCCATACGTGGCGTGTTCAGCTTAAACGATGAGCTGGTGCGCGACAACGACCCGAACAGCCCGTGGACATCCAACATCGAGAAGATGACGACCAGGGCGGTATTTGTGAATTTCACTTTTCACTAA
- a CDS encoding TrmH family RNA methyltransferase, giving the protein MVSKNQIKLISSLHQKKFRTAHGLFIAEGVKVIGELLASHFELEHLYTTENLFAEIALSKKTMVGETDLRKMSALTTANNALAVFRIPASAEITQSGLIVALDDIRDPGNLGTIIRLCDWFGVGQIACSQETADLYNPKVVQSTMGSIARVNVSYVNLEDFLVNTKMPVFGTFMDGENIYTTQLPAEGIIIMGNEANGISKAVEKYATKRIAIPRFGKLQQTESLNVATATAIILSEFRRK; this is encoded by the coding sequence ATGGTTAGTAAAAACCAAATAAAGTTAATCTCGTCGCTGCACCAAAAAAAGTTCCGCACCGCCCACGGCTTGTTTATAGCCGAAGGCGTCAAGGTGATCGGCGAACTGCTGGCATCCCATTTTGAACTGGAACACCTGTACACCACTGAGAATCTCTTTGCTGAAATCGCGCTTTCAAAAAAAACGATGGTAGGGGAAACGGACCTTAGAAAAATGAGCGCGCTCACAACGGCGAACAATGCGCTGGCGGTTTTCAGGATTCCCGCTTCCGCAGAAATTACGCAGTCGGGCCTCATTGTCGCACTGGACGACATCCGCGATCCGGGAAACCTCGGGACCATCATCCGGCTCTGCGACTGGTTTGGTGTCGGGCAGATCGCCTGCTCGCAGGAAACGGCAGACCTTTACAACCCGAAAGTTGTGCAGTCGACGATGGGTTCGATTGCGCGCGTGAACGTGAGTTATGTCAATCTCGAAGATTTTCTGGTGAACACCAAAATGCCGGTTTTCGGGACCTTCATGGACGGCGAAAACATCTACACAACCCAACTGCCAGCCGAAGGCATTATCATCATGGGCAACGAGGCCAATGGCATTTCCAAAGCGGTTGAAAAGTACGCTACAAAACGGATCGCGATACCGCGGTTCGGGAAACTGCAGCAAACCGAAAGCCTGAACGTAGCCACGGCCACAGCAATCATACTCAGCGAATTCAGGAGAAAGTAA
- a CDS encoding BamA/TamA family outer membrane protein, producing MYFWINFCDHLRHAFAKIALIIILGMIYSGCDAVKRVPKGKSLLIDNNITVNGEKYKSGVVNDLLYQKPNSSILGYRFRLNLYNLAKKNPDSSYKAKFLNHPKKYARQVKLLSAKQVARKGQSFWYFGVHNFLKKIGEAPVIIDETKIKKSIARVKAYYFNNGYYDAEGTYTIDTLAGKKGKVNYAFTKGKVSKLDSIRTKIQTPALDSLYQTTKQLSQLRKGDEFKTENFDAERNRLNTYFRNNGAFYFQQGNITFNLDTIKSTSKTNVEMVISDQSVRAGDSSYTKPFRLYKISKVNIITDNANDVDKTRIADSVTYNNFNLYSYKKLKYRPKAITDAVFIAPGTLYSDFRTNLTVRYLGNLKIFNYPLVQYKVDENDDNALVATIILTPRPKYSFGASLDFTHSNIQDFGIAATTSLTIRNVFNRAETLEIAARGNIGSSKDLANPDNTFFNISEYGLDAKLNFPRVLLPFNTEHIIPKKMIPSTSLNFGFAKQRNIGLDKENFTGSMTYNWTPKRNHSARFDLFNIQYVNNLNIGNYFEVYRSSFTALNDLAKTYNANPAYFRDNTVDPDKRELSIPEGTTGFTDDVIKNGFGPQQGSDDFRTIKSIEERRKRLTENNLILATSYSFSKTTKSSLTDNDFYIFRTKLESAGNVLSLFATATKTIDNGISKKRVFGIEYSQYFKTELEYIRHWDFNREKVLAIRGFFGIAIPYGNSTSVPFSRSYFAGGSNDIRAWQPYSLGPGRSGAINDFNEANLKLTTSAEMRFKIFNSFKGAVFVDAGNIWNVFDDGPYEAEGGNFEGIRSLKDVAVGSGFGLRYDLSFFVVRVDMGFKTYNPADTSGKKWFREYNFGNSVLNIGINYPF from the coding sequence ATGTACTTTTGGATAAATTTCTGCGACCACTTGAGACACGCATTTGCAAAAATAGCTTTAATTATTATACTCGGGATGATTTATTCCGGATGTGATGCCGTCAAAAGGGTGCCCAAGGGTAAAAGCCTGCTGATTGACAACAACATCACCGTCAACGGCGAAAAATACAAATCGGGCGTGGTGAATGACCTGCTGTACCAAAAGCCCAACAGTTCGATACTGGGATACCGGTTTCGCCTGAACCTATACAACCTGGCCAAGAAAAATCCCGATTCCTCCTACAAGGCGAAATTTTTAAACCACCCGAAGAAATACGCGCGGCAGGTGAAGCTGCTTTCAGCCAAGCAGGTGGCGCGTAAGGGACAGTCTTTCTGGTATTTCGGTGTACATAATTTCCTCAAGAAGATCGGTGAGGCGCCCGTGATCATTGACGAAACCAAGATCAAGAAATCCATCGCGCGGGTGAAGGCCTATTATTTCAACAACGGCTACTATGATGCGGAAGGCACCTACACGATCGATACCCTTGCAGGCAAAAAAGGTAAGGTGAATTATGCGTTCACGAAAGGCAAAGTGTCAAAGCTTGATTCGATCCGGACAAAAATACAGACACCGGCACTGGATTCACTTTACCAAACGACCAAGCAATTGTCGCAGCTCAGGAAAGGCGATGAATTCAAGACCGAAAATTTTGATGCCGAGCGCAACCGGCTCAACACCTATTTCAGGAACAACGGTGCGTTTTATTTCCAGCAGGGCAACATCACGTTTAACCTGGATACGATCAAGTCGACCAGCAAGACCAATGTGGAAATGGTGATCAGTGACCAGAGCGTGCGTGCCGGCGATTCGAGCTATACCAAACCATTCAGGTTGTATAAGATCAGCAAGGTGAACATCATCACCGACAATGCCAACGACGTGGACAAAACCAGGATTGCAGACAGCGTCACCTACAATAATTTTAACCTCTACAGTTACAAAAAACTCAAATACCGTCCAAAGGCGATTACCGATGCCGTGTTTATTGCGCCGGGGACGCTGTATTCCGATTTTCGGACAAACCTTACCGTGCGGTACCTGGGCAACCTGAAAATTTTTAATTACCCGCTGGTGCAGTACAAGGTCGATGAAAACGATGACAACGCGCTCGTGGCGACAATCATCCTGACTCCCCGACCGAAATACAGTTTCGGGGCGTCGCTCGATTTTACGCATTCAAACATCCAGGATTTCGGGATTGCGGCCACCACCTCGCTGACGATCCGGAACGTCTTTAACCGGGCTGAAACGCTTGAAATTGCCGCCAGGGGCAATATCGGTTCTTCCAAAGACCTGGCAAATCCGGACAACACCTTTTTCAATATTTCCGAATACGGACTGGATGCCAAACTGAATTTTCCACGCGTACTGCTTCCGTTCAATACAGAGCATATCATCCCGAAAAAAATGATTCCTTCCACTTCGCTGAATTTTGGATTTGCCAAGCAACGCAACATCGGGCTTGACAAGGAAAATTTCACGGGATCGATGACCTACAACTGGACACCGAAGCGGAACCACAGCGCGCGTTTTGATCTGTTCAACATCCAGTATGTCAATAACCTGAACATCGGCAACTATTTTGAAGTGTACCGCTCATCATTTACCGCACTGAATGACCTGGCCAAAACATACAATGCCAACCCGGCGTATTTCAGGGACAATACGGTCGATCCGGACAAACGCGAACTTTCGATTCCGGAGGGGACAACAGGTTTTACCGATGATGTGATTAAGAACGGCTTCGGGCCGCAGCAGGGTTCGGATGATTTCAGGACGATAAAGAGCATCGAAGAGCGACGCAAAAGGCTGACCGAAAACAACCTGATCCTCGCAACGAGCTACAGTTTTTCGAAAACAACCAAAAGTTCGCTGACCGACAATGATTTTTACATTTTCAGGACCAAGTTAGAATCGGCCGGGAACGTACTATCGCTTTTCGCCACCGCCACCAAAACCATTGACAATGGGATTTCGAAGAAGCGTGTTTTCGGTATTGAATATTCCCAGTACTTCAAAACAGAGCTTGAGTACATCAGGCATTGGGATTTCAATCGGGAAAAAGTGCTGGCGATACGCGGTTTTTTTGGTATTGCGATTCCGTATGGCAATTCGACGAGCGTACCATTTTCAAGGAGTTATTTCGCGGGTGGATCCAATGACATCCGGGCGTGGCAGCCCTACAGTCTGGGCCCGGGCCGAAGCGGTGCGATCAACGACTTTAACGAGGCCAACCTCAAGCTGACGACGAGCGCGGAAATGCGTTTCAAGATTTTCAACAGTTTCAAAGGTGCCGTATTTGTTGATGCCGGGAACATCTGGAATGTCTTCGACGACGGGCCCTATGAAGCCGAAGGCGGAAACTTCGAAGGCATCAGGTCGCTGAAGGATGTGGCCGTAGGTTCAGGATTCGGACTGCGGTATGACCTGAGCTTTTTCGTGGTCCGCGTCGACATGGGATTCAAGACATACAACCCCGCGGATACGTCGGGTAAAAAATGGTTCCGCGAGTACAACTTTGGGAACTCGGTTCTAAATATTGGCATTAATTATCCGTTCTAA